In Chryseobacterium lactis, a single genomic region encodes these proteins:
- a CDS encoding thioredoxin family protein: MKNYWDKGISFEEYLQIAQERLENPANQQEADFKQYYELGLQRMDRTVKKYVPNEDQLNELKSKNFDGKILIISEAWCGDASATVPALFKFFEGHNDVKVFLRDSDKSLINQFLTNGTESIPKVLILDKDFNVKNSWGPRPKYGYELLMKYKADPEAYPKDSFYNDLQIYYAKNRGKDAVQEILDLL, from the coding sequence ATGAAAAATTACTGGGATAAAGGAATTTCTTTTGAAGAATACCTTCAAATTGCACAAGAAAGATTAGAGAATCCTGCTAACCAACAGGAGGCTGATTTTAAACAATATTACGAGCTCGGACTTCAGAGAATGGACAGAACGGTAAAAAAATACGTCCCGAATGAAGATCAGCTCAATGAACTGAAATCCAAAAACTTTGATGGAAAGATCCTGATTATTTCTGAAGCATGGTGCGGTGATGCCAGTGCAACAGTTCCAGCTCTTTTCAAATTCTTTGAGGGGCATAATGACGTAAAAGTTTTTCTGAGAGACAGTGATAAAAGTTTAATCAATCAGTTTTTAACCAATGGTACAGAATCTATTCCTAAGGTTCTGATTCTGGATAAAGATTTTAATGTAAAAAATTCATGGGGTCCTCGTCCGAAATACGGTTATGAGTTACTGATGAAATATAAGGCAGATCCTGAAGCATATCCGAAAGATAGTTTCTACAATGATCTGCAGATATATTATGCCAAAAACAGAGGAAAAGATGCTGTTCAGGAAATTTTAGATCTGCTATAA
- a CDS encoding TlpA family protein disulfide reductase: MKKSLIYIVVIVIIGVVAFVPGIRNFLKDTFFPIATIENAVHISDEDYDIELKGINAPSTNLKNFKNKPVFLNFWGTWCPPCRKEWPSIQKLYDSRKENVDFVLIAMNDKEEDVRKFLKENNYSVPVYIAQSPISEKILPRVFPTTFLLDKTGRILIKEDATKDWDTETVHQFIDNIIK, from the coding sequence ATGAAAAAAAGTCTCATTTATATTGTAGTAATCGTTATTATCGGCGTTGTAGCATTTGTACCGGGGATAAGGAATTTTCTGAAAGATACCTTCTTCCCTATTGCAACTATTGAAAATGCCGTTCATATAAGCGATGAGGATTACGATATAGAACTGAAAGGAATAAATGCACCGAGCACCAATCTTAAGAATTTTAAAAACAAACCTGTTTTCCTGAACTTCTGGGGAACATGGTGCCCGCCATGCAGAAAAGAATGGCCCTCTATTCAGAAATTATATGATTCCCGAAAAGAGAACGTAGATTTTGTACTGATCGCCATGAATGATAAAGAAGAGGATGTAAGAAAATTTTTAAAAGAAAATAATTATTCCGTTCCTGTTTATATCGCACAAAGTCCTATTTCAGAAAAAATTCTTCCAAGAGTATTCCCTACAACGTTCCTTTTAGACAAGACCGGTAGGATTCTGATTAAGGAAGATGCCACCAAAGATTGGGACACAGAGACTGTGCATCAGTTCATTGACAACATCATTAAATAA
- a CDS encoding YkvA family protein has protein sequence MKYSKLNLAKEAINHKGFVKKIPDIFRMVKMWRKGVYPMKSIDIILPLLGILYVISPIDLLPEFAIPILGVMDDLAVLSLTIPKLIKEVDKFLLWEAERKYNGTQVIDAEILK, from the coding sequence ATGAAATATTCAAAATTAAATCTTGCAAAAGAAGCTATCAATCACAAGGGCTTTGTAAAAAAGATCCCTGATATTTTCAGAATGGTCAAAATGTGGAGAAAAGGAGTCTATCCAATGAAATCCATTGACATTATCCTGCCTTTGCTGGGAATTTTATATGTCATCTCTCCTATTGACCTTCTTCCTGAGTTTGCCATACCTATATTGGGAGTAATGGATGATCTGGCGGTATTATCGCTCACGATTCCTAAACTTATCAAAGAGGTAGATAAATTTTTACTTTGGGAGGCTGAACGAAAATATAACGGCACCCAGGTCATTGACGCTGAAATTTTAAAATAA
- the pyrF gene encoding orotidine-5'-phosphate decarboxylase, with product MESKKEFFLECYKLGIIKFGRFTLKSGIESPFYVDLRPLASDPKILKNLANYLLEMLPLDNFDLICGVPYAALPMATAMSLESYIPLIIKRKEAKSYGTKKLIEGIYQKGQNCLLVEDVITSGKSLVETIAEVEQEDLKVADIVVVLDREQGGKQLLESKGYRVHTLFNISEVCEILQETGELSDEEVKRIQDFLQGNHIQFEEEIRPSYEQKLQNAQHSVSKKLLETALAKKSNLIASADVTTTQELLALAEKVGPHIIALKTHIDIISDFEYEKTITPLKEIAAKHQFLLMEDRKFADIGNTQELQFTSGVFKITNWADFVTSQVIGGFESLDCFNNVGVVAIVGMSSKGALTTASYREEALKIVSSHPNVIGGVSQNKILEDLLLFTPGVNLADSGDGKGQQYNTPEHVFKTLHTDFIIVGRGIYKSNDPEAAAVTYKTEGWNAYINSLEKKAIQN from the coding sequence ATGGAAAGTAAAAAAGAATTCTTCTTAGAGTGTTACAAACTGGGCATCATCAAATTTGGAAGGTTTACCTTGAAAAGTGGCATTGAAAGTCCTTTTTATGTAGACTTGAGACCTTTGGCTTCAGATCCTAAAATTTTAAAAAATCTCGCTAATTATTTGTTGGAGATGCTTCCACTGGATAATTTCGATTTAATCTGTGGCGTTCCTTATGCTGCACTTCCGATGGCGACTGCGATGTCACTGGAAAGTTATATTCCATTAATTATTAAAAGAAAAGAGGCAAAAAGCTACGGAACCAAGAAACTGATCGAGGGAATTTACCAGAAAGGGCAAAACTGTCTGTTGGTAGAAGACGTAATTACTTCAGGAAAATCTTTGGTAGAAACTATTGCTGAAGTAGAACAGGAAGATCTAAAAGTTGCTGATATTGTTGTGGTATTAGACAGAGAGCAGGGAGGAAAACAACTGCTGGAAAGTAAAGGATACAGAGTTCATACGCTATTCAATATTTCAGAGGTTTGCGAAATTCTTCAGGAAACCGGGGAGTTATCAGATGAGGAAGTGAAAAGAATTCAGGATTTCTTACAAGGAAATCACATTCAGTTTGAAGAAGAAATCAGACCTTCTTATGAACAGAAACTTCAAAATGCACAACATTCGGTTTCAAAAAAGTTATTAGAAACAGCGTTGGCAAAAAAATCTAATCTTATTGCATCTGCTGATGTTACTACGACACAAGAACTTTTAGCCCTGGCTGAAAAAGTAGGTCCTCATATTATTGCCTTAAAAACGCATATTGATATTATCTCGGATTTTGAGTACGAAAAAACAATCACACCTTTAAAAGAAATCGCTGCAAAACATCAATTTTTATTGATGGAAGACAGAAAGTTTGCAGACATTGGAAATACTCAGGAATTGCAATTCACCAGCGGTGTTTTTAAAATCACAAACTGGGCAGATTTTGTAACGTCTCAGGTGATCGGAGGATTTGAATCATTAGACTGTTTCAACAACGTAGGAGTGGTAGCCATCGTTGGAATGTCTTCCAAAGGCGCATTAACTACTGCGAGCTATCGTGAAGAAGCCTTGAAAATCGTTTCATCTCACCCTAATGTTATCGGTGGAGTATCTCAGAATAAAATTCTTGAAGATCTTCTATTATTCACTCCGGGAGTAAATCTTGCAGATTCTGGAGATGGCAAAGGACAGCAATACAACACGCCGGAGCATGTTTTCAAAACTTTACACACAGATTTTATCATTGTAGGAAGGGGAATTTATAAATCGAACGATCCTGAAGCCGCTGCGGTAACTTATAAAACTGAAGGGTGGAACGCATATATTAATTCTTTAGAAAAAAAAGCAATTCAGAACTAA
- a CDS encoding BamA/TamA family outer membrane protein — MKKISICLILFWGVGQVSAQKDSIYIGAKLSSDRKTIEVNQEIVYYNHSDKDLTSVKLLNWISAYNKRGTSLVYRKLEDRNNDLHFAKSNQLGKLLDLSVKNSDNQVIPVDKLSEENLFVPLKEALQPGKSITLQLQYRLQLPDKKFTGYGTSDQNIALKYFFIVPDHFDPDNISPRKYHDIEEPVSFNTFWTVNFDIPVNSFVDGNLPQTQMNSFKGYLDSDPEFLISPSTYPSIKTDIDGSTTEVKFGYNLKPEERQNLEFYLPLHLKFIKEKIGYLPASIYISDKFRAKEDFFGNNDITFWKFRFQLFTDGEKTDLDYFGMITKKILDESVIADKQKDHWFKNGLKSYLEIQYLKKFYGETKLLGSLPETKIFGIKPLKLFHASKVKLLDRYGLAYQYIMLQNLDQKIDEDFTSLSNFNEMTISSFETGSLFSYSAAKMGENTFNDTVKNYISQNSGKKVNPDEFLKTLSQKDKSTTYLSDFLNHKNRINFKLGHIDKKNDSLQINISKNTSASIPVKLETETKEGHKKTYWIDTEENKNITSVNLPASDNIYKVTLNSGYIFPESKYRDNFLYAKGLFSNAKRIKIKLIKDIPDPEYNEIYVSPRVRFNNTYDKFLLGVNLKNQSFFDQKFLYSVTPTYSTGTGKLTGSGAVAYSFLPAESIIRSLTLGVSGSYFHYDYGLAYRKATLSSNINFRKNPRSTVSRGLGLSYSYFERDLSPKMIANDDYKKYNLWSLGYGYTDNQMIHEKSLSLSTQGMEDFNKITAEGFYRWEFAPKQKLSLRLFAGYFLRNNTRNDLFDYGISRVSNYAFSYTLLGESANSGLLSQQFILADGGFKSFIPGTVNQWITSFNVDSSVWKIFHVYADAGMYKNKDFPTKFIWDSGIKVRIIPDFLEIYFPIQSSLGFEPAFKDYAKRIRYTLVLNLSSIINAARRGWY; from the coding sequence TTGAAAAAGATCAGCATTTGCCTTATTTTGTTTTGGGGAGTCGGACAAGTTTCTGCACAGAAGGACAGCATCTATATTGGAGCAAAGTTATCTTCTGACAGAAAAACTATAGAGGTCAATCAGGAGATTGTTTATTACAATCATTCTGATAAAGATCTTACTAGCGTAAAACTTCTGAATTGGATTTCCGCGTATAATAAACGGGGGACCTCATTAGTCTACAGAAAACTGGAAGACCGAAATAATGATTTGCATTTTGCAAAAAGCAATCAACTGGGAAAACTGCTGGATCTGAGCGTTAAAAATTCAGACAATCAGGTAATTCCTGTTGATAAACTTTCGGAAGAAAACCTTTTTGTTCCTCTGAAAGAGGCTTTACAGCCAGGTAAAAGCATTACATTGCAATTACAATACAGACTCCAGCTTCCCGATAAAAAATTTACGGGATATGGAACTTCTGATCAGAATATTGCATTAAAATACTTCTTTATTGTTCCGGATCATTTTGATCCGGACAATATTTCTCCAAGAAAATATCATGACATTGAAGAGCCGGTAAGTTTTAATACTTTTTGGACAGTCAATTTTGATATTCCTGTCAATAGTTTTGTAGACGGTAACCTTCCGCAAACTCAGATGAATTCTTTTAAAGGATATTTGGATTCTGATCCTGAGTTTTTAATTTCGCCAAGTACATATCCATCAATAAAAACTGATATTGACGGAAGCACTACTGAAGTTAAATTCGGTTACAACTTAAAACCGGAAGAAAGGCAAAACCTGGAATTTTATCTGCCACTGCATTTAAAGTTTATTAAAGAGAAAATAGGATATCTTCCGGCAAGCATCTATATTTCAGATAAATTCAGAGCTAAGGAAGATTTTTTCGGAAATAATGATATTACTTTCTGGAAATTCAGGTTTCAGTTATTTACTGATGGTGAAAAAACAGATCTTGATTATTTTGGAATGATTACCAAGAAAATTCTTGATGAAAGCGTTATTGCCGACAAGCAGAAAGATCATTGGTTTAAAAATGGTTTAAAATCCTATCTCGAAATCCAGTATCTCAAAAAATTCTATGGAGAAACCAAACTTTTAGGCTCACTACCGGAAACAAAAATATTTGGGATTAAACCTTTAAAATTATTCCATGCTTCCAAAGTAAAACTACTCGACCGTTACGGACTTGCCTATCAGTACATTATGCTACAAAATCTTGATCAAAAGATTGATGAAGACTTTACTTCTTTGAGCAACTTTAATGAAATGACCATCAGCAGTTTCGAAACAGGAAGCCTGTTCAGCTATTCTGCAGCAAAAATGGGCGAAAATACCTTTAATGATACTGTAAAAAACTATATTTCTCAAAACTCCGGCAAAAAAGTAAATCCTGATGAATTTCTGAAAACTCTTTCTCAAAAGGATAAATCCACAACTTATCTTTCTGATTTTCTCAACCATAAAAACAGGATTAATTTTAAGCTGGGGCATATTGATAAAAAAAATGATTCTTTACAGATCAACATTTCAAAAAATACATCCGCTTCCATTCCTGTAAAACTGGAAACGGAAACCAAAGAAGGCCATAAAAAAACATATTGGATTGATACTGAAGAAAATAAAAACATAACCAGCGTTAACCTACCGGCTTCTGATAACATTTATAAAGTCACATTAAACAGCGGTTATATATTCCCGGAATCAAAGTATAGAGATAATTTTCTGTATGCAAAAGGATTGTTCTCAAATGCAAAAAGAATCAAGATAAAATTAATAAAAGATATTCCTGATCCTGAATATAATGAAATCTACGTAAGTCCAAGGGTTCGTTTCAACAACACTTATGATAAGTTCCTTTTGGGAGTCAATCTTAAAAATCAATCATTTTTTGATCAGAAATTCCTGTATTCCGTTACACCCACATACAGTACCGGAACTGGAAAACTTACGGGATCCGGGGCAGTTGCCTACTCTTTTTTACCAGCTGAAAGCATTATCCGAAGTCTTACTTTAGGAGTTTCCGGTTCTTACTTTCATTATGATTATGGTTTGGCTTACAGAAAAGCGACTTTATCTTCCAACATCAATTTCAGAAAGAACCCCAGAAGTACGGTAAGCAGAGGTTTAGGCTTATCTTACAGCTATTTTGAAAGAGACCTGAGCCCTAAAATGATTGCTAATGATGATTATAAAAAGTATAATCTATGGAGTCTGGGATACGGATACACCGACAATCAGATGATCCATGAGAAAAGCTTGAGTCTTAGTACGCAGGGAATGGAGGATTTCAATAAAATTACGGCAGAAGGTTTTTACCGATGGGAATTTGCTCCAAAGCAAAAACTGAGTCTTCGCTTATTTGCAGGATATTTTCTAAGAAATAACACCCGAAATGATTTGTTTGATTATGGAATTTCAAGGGTATCCAATTACGCATTTTCTTATACACTTTTAGGAGAAAGTGCCAATAGCGGCCTCCTTTCGCAACAGTTTATTTTAGCTGACGGAGGGTTTAAATCCTTTATTCCCGGAACGGTCAACCAATGGATTACTTCTTTCAATGTAGATTCCAGTGTGTGGAAAATATTCCATGTGTATGCAGATGCAGGGATGTATAAAAACAAAGATTTTCCTACAAAATTTATCTGGGACAGTGGTATTAAAGTAAGAATCATCCCTGATTTCCTGGAAATTTATTTCCCGATTCAGTCTTCATTAGGATTTGAACCGGCATTTAAAGATTATGCAAAACGAATCAGATATACATTGGTTCTTAACCTGAGTTCAATTATTAACGCTGCAAGAAGAGGATGGTATTAG
- a CDS encoding lamin tail domain-containing protein — protein MMKKIFTLVGLVSMAVFANAQIVINEIYGGNGNSGAVLKNNYIVLKNIGTNLVSLTGASIQYAPAVGAFTEYHTLPDFTLGPNETYLIQEAAVDGGTENLPTPDFIATTITNFDGTPNKSSGLRISNVSGKVALAGSIVQVATPTSSNVLDFVGYGANADQFKGDGPAPSPTTTTAIKRTLNESNDNMSDFSLEGTAKSGFVQNPFIKDGKVLFGTEVKDVKVYDTFRQVVKKSPTKLASALDITELPRGTYIVTGTINNVPISQKIIKD, from the coding sequence ATGATGAAAAAAATCTTTACTCTTGTTGGATTAGTGTCAATGGCTGTTTTTGCCAATGCTCAAATCGTTATTAATGAAATTTATGGCGGTAACGGAAATTCCGGTGCCGTTTTAAAAAACAATTATATTGTCCTTAAAAATATCGGAACCAATCTGGTTTCTTTAACGGGAGCAAGTATACAATATGCCCCGGCAGTGGGAGCTTTCACTGAATATCATACATTACCGGATTTTACTTTAGGCCCCAATGAGACATATCTCATTCAGGAAGCAGCAGTAGACGGAGGTACTGAAAACTTACCAACGCCAGATTTTATAGCCACTACAATCACCAATTTTGACGGAACACCCAATAAATCTTCAGGGTTAAGGATTTCAAATGTCTCCGGTAAAGTAGCATTAGCTGGAAGTATTGTTCAGGTTGCCACACCTACTTCTTCCAATGTTTTGGATTTTGTAGGATATGGAGCTAATGCAGATCAGTTTAAAGGAGATGGACCTGCACCTTCCCCCACAACAACGACAGCGATAAAAAGAACTTTGAATGAAAGCAATGATAATATGTCAGATTTTTCACTTGAAGGAACCGCAAAATCAGGTTTTGTACAAAATCCATTTATAAAAGATGGTAAAGTGCTCTTTGGAACAGAAGTAAAGGATGTGAAAGTGTATGATACCTTCAGGCAGGTTGTCAAAAAATCACCTACAAAACTGGCTTCGGCTTTAGATATCACAGAACTTCCGAGAGGAACATATATTGTAACCGGCACGATTAATAACGTTCCTATCTCACAAAAAATTATAAAAGATTAA
- a CDS encoding T9SS type A sorting domain-containing protein yields the protein MKKVFTIFGIAAMAFVANAQQTVALSEDFAAYSAGGNTASTGTNAPNGVDVYNPGTATNPIAPVANFPAGSKAYSAGGMVKLGTSSATGSMTSKTLDLSTDGGNVVITFDVKGWTGTPSTLTVKVTNLADQTVTYAAVMSGTPESKTVNFTGGQANSTVTFETTNASFRAYLDNIVIKTVGGTLAVSDVKNKKAGNFVKNTLVKNNEITFGSDAKDVKVFNMNGQVVKEASVKQNGSVNVAELTKGNYIVTGTVNNQLVSQKILKD from the coding sequence ATGAAAAAGGTCTTTACTATTTTTGGAATTGCTGCTATGGCTTTTGTAGCTAATGCTCAGCAAACAGTTGCTTTATCTGAAGATTTTGCTGCTTATTCAGCTGGAGGGAACACAGCTTCAACTGGTACTAACGCTCCTAACGGGGTAGATGTTTACAACCCTGGAACAGCTACTAATCCTATTGCGCCGGTAGCTAACTTTCCTGCTGGTTCTAAAGCATACAGTGCAGGTGGTATGGTGAAATTAGGTACATCTAGTGCTACTGGAAGCATGACTTCAAAGACATTAGATTTGTCTACTGACGGAGGAAACGTAGTAATCACTTTTGATGTAAAAGGGTGGACTGGTACTCCAAGTACTTTAACTGTGAAAGTTACTAATTTAGCAGATCAGACTGTAACTTATGCAGCCGTAATGTCTGGAACTCCTGAATCTAAAACAGTAAACTTTACAGGTGGACAAGCTAATTCAACAGTTACATTTGAAACTACAAATGCTTCTTTCAGAGCTTATTTAGATAACATCGTTATCAAAACTGTTGGTGGAACATTAGCTGTTTCCGATGTTAAAAATAAAAAAGCTGGAAACTTCGTTAAGAATACTCTTGTTAAAAACAACGAAATTACTTTCGGATCAGATGCTAAAGATGTAAAAGTGTTCAACATGAACGGACAAGTTGTAAAAGAAGCTTCTGTAAAACAAAACGGATCAGTAAACGTTGCTGAACTGACAAAAGGAAACTATATCGTAACAGGTACAGTAAACAACCAGTTGGTATCTCAAAAAATCTTGAAAGACTAA
- a CDS encoding T9SS type A sorting domain-containing protein — translation MKKLYSLFATAMFATVSFAQTTIFNATFDDLAGTGGNDNTWSGNVGTSSLSTYTTAGWVFSGAGGASQCIKAGSSSTVGAVTTPALNGLSGDATLTFRAGGFNTDNTTLTVSITGGGTINGTSSFTLTNSAFSNYSVNIVGGTSTTKLKFSAAATSKRFFIDDIKVNMNGSLSVTDTKISLKNFVKNTSVEDDIYFGAQSQVKIYNVNGQLVKTGSVIENGTLSVTELPKGIYFVTGTIAGRIVSEKINKK, via the coding sequence ATGAAAAAACTTTATTCGTTATTTGCAACAGCAATGTTTGCAACAGTATCTTTTGCACAAACTACTATTTTCAACGCTACTTTTGACGACTTAGCAGGCACTGGAGGCAATGATAATACCTGGTCCGGTAATGTCGGAACAAGCTCATTAAGTACCTATACAACGGCAGGCTGGGTATTCTCAGGAGCTGGAGGTGCTTCACAATGTATAAAAGCAGGTTCTTCCAGTACGGTAGGTGCCGTAACAACTCCTGCATTGAACGGACTTTCCGGAGATGCAACTTTAACATTCAGAGCAGGAGGCTTCAATACAGATAATACTACTTTGACAGTAAGTATTACCGGTGGTGGCACTATTAATGGAACAAGCAGTTTTACTTTAACGAATTCTGCATTTTCCAATTATTCAGTAAATATAGTTGGAGGTACTTCAACAACAAAATTGAAATTCTCGGCAGCAGCTACTTCAAAGCGGTTTTTTATTGATGATATAAAAGTTAATATGAATGGATCGTTAAGTGTGACTGATACAAAGATCTCTTTAAAAAACTTTGTTAAAAATACATCCGTAGAAGATGATATTTATTTTGGTGCCCAATCACAGGTGAAAATTTATAATGTAAACGGGCAACTGGTAAAAACAGGTTCAGTAATTGAAAATGGAACATTAAGTGTTACAGAACTTCCAAAAGGAATTTATTTTGTAACCGGAACCATAGCCGGAAGAATTGTTTCAGAAAAAATAAATAAGAAGTAA
- the dusB gene encoding tRNA dihydrouridine synthase DusB, protein MIKIGNIELPEFPLLLAPMEDVSDPPFRRLCKMHGADLMYSEFISSEGLIRDAIKSRKKLDIFDYERPVGIQIFGGDEEAMAMSARIVETVNPDLVDINFGCPVKKVVCKGAGAGVLKDIDLMVRLTKAVVSSTHLPVTVKTRLGWDSTCINIDEVAERLQETGIKALTIHARTRAQMYKGEADWEHISRIKQNPNIEIPIFGNGDIDSPEKALEYKQKYACDGIMIGRAAIGYPWIFNEIKHFFKTGEHLPAPTISDRLLAVRQHAEWSAEWKGERLGLVEMRQHYSNYFRGVPHFKEFRKKFLEVFTLEEMNILIKETQEFYEEYQAQV, encoded by the coding sequence ATGATAAAAATAGGCAATATAGAACTGCCGGAATTTCCACTTTTGCTGGCTCCGATGGAAGATGTAAGTGATCCTCCGTTCAGACGTTTGTGTAAAATGCACGGTGCTGACTTAATGTATTCGGAATTTATTTCTTCTGAAGGCTTAATTCGTGATGCTATTAAAAGCCGTAAGAAACTGGATATCTTTGATTATGAGAGACCGGTGGGCATACAAATTTTTGGTGGAGATGAAGAGGCAATGGCTATGTCTGCAAGAATTGTGGAAACGGTAAATCCTGATCTGGTAGATATTAATTTCGGATGTCCTGTAAAAAAAGTGGTTTGTAAAGGAGCCGGAGCAGGTGTTTTGAAAGATATTGACCTGATGGTTCGCCTTACTAAAGCCGTTGTAAGTTCTACACATTTGCCGGTAACGGTTAAAACCCGTTTGGGCTGGGACAGTACCTGCATTAATATTGATGAAGTGGCAGAACGTTTACAGGAAACAGGAATCAAAGCCTTGACCATTCATGCGAGAACCCGTGCACAGATGTACAAAGGAGAAGCGGATTGGGAACATATTTCAAGAATCAAACAAAATCCAAATATTGAAATTCCAATTTTTGGAAATGGTGATATAGATTCTCCTGAAAAAGCATTAGAATACAAACAAAAATATGCCTGCGACGGAATCATGATTGGTCGTGCAGCAATTGGTTATCCGTGGATATTTAATGAAATCAAGCATTTCTTTAAAACAGGTGAACATTTACCTGCTCCCACAATTTCCGACCGTTTATTAGCCGTACGTCAACATGCGGAATGGAGTGCAGAATGGAAAGGGGAAAGATTAGGATTGGTAGAAATGAGACAACATTACAGTAATTATTTCCGTGGTGTCCCTCATTTCAAAGAATTCAGAAAAAAATTCCTGGAAGTCTTCACATTGGAAGAAATGAACATCTTAATTAAAGAAACCCAAGAATTCTACGAAGAATATCAAGCACAAGTATAA
- the deoC gene encoding deoxyribose-phosphate aldolase produces the protein MNIAQYLDSTYLKTPEQSGISNEETLQKDKELAQVAIDNGIFAVMIRPDYVSEIKKYIQERNSNVAVGTVIGFHEGTYSVDEKLAEASKAIEDGADELDFVINYNAYLQGNTELVKDEFVKCTRLALENQKIAKWIIEIAALTDEQIADLTKNISNWAEENFSENDLPHIFVKSSTGFYETTGGKPNGATFEGIKIMLDNAGRLPVKAAGGVRTPEDAERMINMGVKRIGTSSALALIKNESSSGGY, from the coding sequence ATGAACATAGCCCAATATTTGGATTCAACTTATTTGAAAACACCGGAACAATCAGGTATTTCCAACGAAGAAACTCTTCAAAAAGATAAAGAACTTGCTCAGGTAGCTATTGACAATGGTATTTTTGCAGTGATGATTCGTCCGGATTATGTATCAGAAATCAAAAAGTATATTCAGGAAAGAAATTCAAATGTTGCAGTGGGAACTGTAATAGGTTTTCATGAAGGAACGTATTCAGTTGATGAGAAACTTGCAGAAGCTTCAAAAGCAATTGAAGACGGTGCAGATGAGCTGGATTTTGTGATTAATTACAACGCTTATCTCCAGGGAAACACAGAGTTGGTAAAAGATGAATTTGTAAAATGCACCCGATTAGCACTGGAAAATCAAAAGATTGCCAAGTGGATTATTGAAATTGCAGCTCTTACAGATGAGCAGATTGCAGATCTTACCAAAAATATTTCCAACTGGGCAGAAGAAAATTTCTCAGAAAATGATTTACCCCATATTTTTGTGAAATCATCAACAGGATTTTATGAAACTACCGGCGGAAAGCCTAACGGAGCTACATTCGAAGGAATAAAGATCATGCTTGATAATGCTGGTCGACTTCCTGTGAAAGCAGCCGGGGGAGTGAGAACCCCTGAAGATGCCGAAAGAATGATCAACATGGGTGTCAAGAGAATCGGAACATCTTCTGCATTGGCATTAATCAAAAACGAATCTTCATCAGGAGGATATTAA
- a CDS encoding Lrp/AsnC ligand binding domain-containing protein produces the protein MKNSSNTSYHLDSIDKEIIYMLMDNAKTSLAHISKNVGISTTAVHQRIKKLEHAGVIENSISFLNPKKIGYKVISYIGVFLDQPSHYPEVVKSLHDINEVVEAHYTTGNYTIFLKVLCKDNDHLMQILSKLQKLKGVTRTETFISLEQGIYRQLKV, from the coding sequence ATGAAAAATTCGAGCAACACAAGCTATCACTTAGATTCAATCGACAAAGAAATCATCTACATGTTGATGGATAACGCTAAAACTTCTTTAGCTCACATCTCAAAAAATGTAGGAATTTCCACGACTGCAGTACATCAAAGAATCAAAAAACTGGAACACGCGGGAGTAATTGAAAATTCAATTTCATTCCTTAATCCAAAAAAAATCGGATATAAGGTTATCTCTTACATCGGTGTGTTTTTGGATCAGCCAAGCCACTATCCTGAAGTGGTAAAATCTTTGCATGATATCAACGAAGTAGTGGAAGCGCACTATACAACCGGAAATTATACAATATTCTTAAAGGTTCTTTGTAAAGATAACGATCATTTGATGCAAATCCTTAGCAAACTTCAAAAGTTGAAAGGAGTAACAAGAACAGAAACTTTCATATCTTTGGAACAAGGTATTTATAGACAATTGAAAGTATAA